In Pirellulaceae bacterium, one DNA window encodes the following:
- a CDS encoding MlaD family protein, with protein MEERVLQFRVGVLVAATVIIAVILVVIFDGGQGVLAGRKTVFIHFPSAPGVTVNTPVRKSGILVGRVTAVDLEDDGGVLITARLESNRKIKTNEICRIGTGNFLGDAMLEFVPSGEKGLPNETLEDGAYLEGIVSKDAISMMSDAMQVFTTLSSDLRIVLGSVEEAGTEIGQVAKNLNVLVVNNQDQFSRIMGKTEQAIGRFDTTMIAVQDVVTDEELMLKLKQALDEVPQVLADTSNLIAGLSRVADEAEQNLVFLQGLTKPLGERGDEIASSLTKSLRRLDGVMLELQQFTKAINESEGTLGQFVHNPDLYQRLNNAAANIEDITFQLQPIVDDARVISDKMARNPGRILRGAIGRQQSGLK; from the coding sequence ATGGAAGAACGAGTACTTCAATTTCGCGTTGGCGTGTTGGTCGCAGCCACAGTCATCATTGCCGTCATTTTGGTCGTTATCTTCGATGGTGGCCAAGGCGTGCTTGCGGGACGTAAGACGGTCTTTATCCATTTCCCTTCCGCGCCAGGAGTGACCGTCAATACCCCTGTGCGAAAGAGTGGCATTTTGGTGGGGCGTGTCACGGCTGTCGATCTGGAGGATGATGGTGGAGTCTTAATTACGGCACGCTTGGAGTCCAATCGGAAAATCAAGACGAATGAGATTTGTCGGATTGGAACAGGTAACTTTCTGGGGGACGCCATGCTGGAGTTTGTCCCGAGTGGCGAGAAAGGCTTGCCTAATGAAACCCTGGAGGACGGGGCGTATCTCGAAGGTATCGTTTCAAAAGATGCCATTTCGATGATGAGTGATGCGATGCAAGTGTTCACCACTCTCTCATCCGACTTGCGGATCGTGTTGGGCTCTGTCGAAGAGGCTGGCACAGAAATTGGGCAAGTCGCAAAAAATCTCAATGTCTTGGTGGTGAATAACCAGGATCAGTTCAGTCGTATCATGGGAAAGACAGAACAGGCGATTGGTCGATTCGATACCACGATGATTGCGGTGCAGGACGTGGTCACCGATGAAGAACTCATGTTGAAACTAAAGCAGGCACTCGACGAAGTTCCCCAAGTGTTAGCCGATACGAGCAACTTGATTGCTGGGTTGAGTCGAGTTGCTGACGAGGCGGAGCAAAATCTTGTATTCCTCCAGGGGCTGACGAAGCCTTTGGGCGAACGGGGAGATGAAATTGCCTCCTCATTGACAAAAAGCCTGCGAAGATTGGATGGCGTCATGCTCGAATTACAGCAGTTCACCAAAGCGATTAATGAAAGTGAAGGGACGTTGGGACAATTCGTTCACAATCCCGACCTCTATCAGCGGCTGAATAATGCCGCTGCGAATATTGAGGATATCACCTTCCAGTTGCAGCCCATCGTTGACGATGCTCGTGTGATCTCCGATAAGATGGCACGTAATCCCGGACGGATTTTGCGAGGAGCCATCGGTCGCCAGCAATCTGGCTTGAAGTAG
- a CDS encoding ABC transporter permease has protein sequence MSEGSVAPDRPSQGLLHSMTDWVADWGAVVINAFVAVGDFAQFAGKTISWMFTRLPRRETLLPNFFEVGVLSLPVVALTGTFIGMVLAVQSYFQFRQLGLETRLGAVINMSLVRELGPVLAATMLAGRVGSRLAAQLGTMRVTEQIDALDSMGANPIHYLVVPRFLACFFVIPSLTVMADFMGVVGGYFYSIVFLGIDKHHYLYNSQQYVGTWDFLSGVSKSFVFGAIIALISCHRGFTCRPGAEGVGQAATSAFVQSFVLILASDLFMNIALDALYYAIWPEGASLL, from the coding sequence ATGTCTGAAGGATCGGTTGCTCCAGATCGCCCCTCCCAGGGGCTACTACATTCAATGACCGATTGGGTCGCTGACTGGGGCGCCGTCGTGATCAACGCATTCGTTGCTGTGGGGGACTTCGCTCAGTTTGCGGGAAAGACAATTTCCTGGATGTTTACTCGCTTGCCGCGTCGAGAGACATTGCTGCCGAACTTCTTCGAAGTGGGTGTGCTCAGCTTGCCGGTGGTTGCATTAACCGGAACCTTCATTGGGATGGTGTTGGCGGTCCAAAGCTACTTTCAGTTTCGACAATTGGGTTTGGAAACTCGCCTGGGTGCAGTCATCAACATGTCATTGGTTCGTGAATTGGGTCCGGTATTGGCTGCGACGATGTTGGCGGGACGAGTCGGAAGCCGACTTGCTGCACAGTTGGGAACGATGCGGGTGACGGAACAGATTGACGCTCTCGATAGCATGGGGGCCAACCCCATTCACTACTTGGTCGTTCCGAGATTTCTGGCTTGCTTCTTTGTAATTCCTTCGCTGACGGTAATGGCGGACTTTATGGGCGTCGTTGGTGGGTATTTTTATAGCATTGTGTTTTTGGGCATCGATAAACATCACTACCTTTACAACTCGCAGCAATATGTGGGCACTTGGGATTTCTTAAGCGGTGTTTCGAAAAGCTTTGTTTTCGGTGCGATCATCGCTTTGATTAGTTGTCATCGGGGATTCACCTGCCGGCCGGGTGCTGAGGGTGTTGGGCAAGCGGCCACATCGGCGTTTGTACAGTCTTTTGTTCTGATTCTCGCTTCTGATCTGTTCATGAATATTGCATTGGATGCGCTCTACTATGCCATTTGGCCAGAGGGTGCTTCCTTGCTCTAG
- the cyaB gene encoding class IV adenylate cyclase, whose translation MMQFEVEKKFWINSLDEAIEKIEKLGTVIGPPIEQIDTYFAHPQKDFGKTDEALRLRAIGSENFITYKGARIDDTTKTRRELELPLLDGREYSEQFVELLTLLEYEPVMTVRKYRRKAEYEWQGYQVEICLDEIDQLGQFVELEITSDLKHLDATKVALLSLAEHLKLSRPEKRSYLELLLNQLGPQQVG comes from the coding sequence ATGATGCAATTTGAAGTCGAAAAGAAGTTTTGGATTAACAGCCTCGATGAGGCCATCGAGAAAATAGAAAAGCTGGGCACCGTCATTGGACCGCCGATCGAACAGATCGACACCTATTTCGCGCACCCTCAAAAAGACTTTGGAAAGACTGACGAAGCGCTCCGACTTCGAGCCATTGGCTCCGAGAACTTCATCACCTACAAAGGCGCCAGAATTGACGACACGACAAAAACTCGAAGGGAACTAGAACTCCCTTTGTTAGACGGTCGTGAGTATTCGGAACAGTTTGTCGAATTACTCACTCTGCTCGAATACGAGCCCGTCATGACAGTCCGTAAGTATCGCCGAAAAGCGGAATACGAATGGCAAGGCTATCAGGTGGAAATCTGCCTGGATGAAATCGACCAACTGGGACAATTTGTGGAGCTCGAGATTACGAGCGACCTGAAACACTTAGATGCCACGAAGGTGGCCCTCCTGTCGCTCGCCGAGCACCTGAAACTTTCACGACCGGAGAAACGCAGCTATCTCGAGCTTCTATTGAACCAATTAGGGCCCCAGCAGGTCGGATAG
- a CDS encoding PEGA domain-containing protein, protein MKSTLLSLLIIGLVSTGCVRRRMTVRTDPPGATVYVDDQEIGTTPVSSSFVYYGTRKIQVVKDGFETETVMNRMRAPWYQIPPLDFFSENLFPREIRDERIIQIEMEPQKVIPTNVLLDRAQQLRTSTIEGYSIPTPPTIESSAPMPPRGGELPPPFRPGTPATPVNTPQPFYPPG, encoded by the coding sequence ATGAAGTCGACGTTACTATCTCTGCTAATAATTGGCCTCGTTTCGACCGGTTGCGTTCGCCGCCGTATGACGGTGCGTACAGATCCCCCGGGCGCGACCGTTTATGTGGATGATCAAGAGATCGGTACCACTCCGGTTTCAAGCTCCTTTGTCTACTACGGAACCCGTAAGATTCAGGTTGTGAAAGACGGTTTTGAAACCGAGACCGTCATGAATCGTATGCGAGCTCCCTGGTACCAGATTCCACCGTTGGACTTTTTTTCCGAGAATCTTTTTCCTCGAGAGATTCGAGATGAAAGAATCATCCAAATCGAGATGGAGCCCCAGAAGGTCATTCCAACCAACGTTTTATTGGATCGTGCCCAGCAGTTGCGAACGTCAACCATCGAAGGCTATTCGATACCAACCCCACCAACAATTGAATCCTCCGCCCCCATGCCTCCGCGAGGCGGTGAATTACCGCCCCCATTCCGGCCGGGGACACCGGCGACACCGGTCAACACGCCTCAACCTTTCTATCCACCAGGCTAG
- a CDS encoding tetratricopeptide repeat protein translates to MDGIFQHVCRLSVYAWPGLGRIWRHGAFLGLLYAFGFTALLSAALVSSLVWDELLPDGVRVLLWFLTLLYWVLGWVDSNRFLANHQFVSARDGQLDLFLAARGEYLRCKWKGAEDLLCSILHENPRDTEARLMLATLSRHQGLLEEAREHLRRLQRLERASEWNMEIEREWRLLSRLETSGNLDESMPEGRPGLVNERSIAA, encoded by the coding sequence ATGGACGGGATCTTCCAGCATGTTTGTCGTCTTTCCGTGTACGCGTGGCCGGGTCTTGGGCGGATCTGGCGCCATGGGGCGTTCCTAGGGCTGCTGTACGCATTCGGATTCACGGCATTATTGAGCGCGGCCTTGGTGAGTTCTCTGGTCTGGGACGAATTGCTCCCTGATGGGGTTCGAGTGCTTTTGTGGTTCTTGACGCTGCTCTATTGGGTCCTGGGTTGGGTTGATTCGAACCGTTTTTTGGCCAATCATCAGTTCGTTTCTGCCCGGGATGGACAGTTGGACTTGTTCTTGGCTGCTCGCGGGGAATACTTAAGATGTAAATGGAAGGGTGCAGAGGATCTGTTATGCAGCATCTTGCATGAGAATCCTCGTGATACAGAAGCTAGATTAATGCTGGCGACCTTGAGTCGGCACCAAGGTTTGCTAGAGGAGGCTCGGGAACATTTGCGACGACTTCAACGATTAGAACGAGCTTCTGAATGGAATATGGAGATTGAGCGAGAGTGGAGACTGCTCAGCCGATTAGAAACCTCCGGCAATTTGGACGAATCCATGCCGGAGGGTCGACCCGGACTGGTCAATGAACGCTCGATAGCGGCATGA
- a CDS encoding protein phosphatase 2C domain-containing protein, whose protein sequence is MSQISETMNPSIDFAFVSDIGMRRLNNQDSHLELVQGTAEVWRSRGHLFVVADGMGAHAAGELASKMAVEGVSHHYCQHRQLSPPEAILKAVREANTEIHQRGQANSEFHNMGTTCSSLLLLPQGALVAHVGDSRVYRLRGTKFQQLTFDHSLVWEMQATGQIDDTDASINIPKNVITRSLGPQPQVQVDLEGPFAIQLGDTFMLCSDGLTGKIRDDELGLILGLLPPNEVTAFCADLANLRGGPDNITMTVAKVVGDDMSGRRRCEPLTVGAELTPDRQVHVGVWVVMAVSWIVAAGLVVSTLYWLALAAFLVGAVAIPIAIWQSRGGSGGIALVGGRRLGRGPYVTLDCPVTAERMELLYRAVHDNFRQYSEALVVDRSRVKACLSEARTRSAQGEHREGMRMLAVAVNVFANSLRSSRDSNFR, encoded by the coding sequence ATGTCTCAAATCTCAGAAACTATGAATCCGTCAATCGATTTTGCTTTCGTTTCCGACATCGGGATGCGGCGGTTAAACAACCAAGATTCGCACCTGGAGCTCGTGCAGGGAACGGCGGAAGTCTGGCGAAGTCGGGGGCACCTGTTTGTGGTGGCAGATGGGATGGGCGCCCATGCAGCCGGAGAGTTGGCCAGCAAAATGGCGGTGGAAGGCGTCTCGCACCACTATTGCCAGCATCGCCAGCTATCGCCGCCGGAAGCCATTTTAAAGGCTGTTCGCGAAGCCAATACAGAGATTCACCAGCGCGGCCAGGCGAATTCGGAATTTCACAATATGGGTACGACTTGCAGCTCACTGCTGCTTTTGCCGCAAGGCGCTTTGGTTGCTCATGTTGGCGACAGTCGCGTGTATCGCTTGCGAGGTACGAAGTTTCAGCAGTTGACGTTCGACCACAGTTTGGTGTGGGAGATGCAGGCGACGGGGCAAATCGACGACACGGATGCCTCGATCAACATACCGAAGAATGTCATTACTCGTTCACTCGGTCCGCAACCTCAAGTTCAGGTTGATCTGGAAGGTCCTTTTGCGATTCAACTCGGCGATACGTTCATGCTTTGTAGTGATGGGCTTACTGGCAAGATCCGAGATGACGAACTTGGACTAATACTCGGTCTTCTGCCTCCGAATGAGGTAACTGCGTTTTGTGCAGATTTGGCCAACCTTCGAGGTGGCCCCGACAACATAACGATGACGGTTGCAAAAGTGGTGGGTGATGATATGAGTGGACGCCGTCGTTGCGAGCCACTCACCGTTGGCGCAGAATTGACACCTGACCGCCAGGTTCATGTCGGTGTTTGGGTTGTGATGGCGGTAAGCTGGATTGTTGCGGCAGGATTAGTGGTCTCGACCCTTTACTGGCTCGCACTCGCAGCATTTCTTGTGGGTGCAGTTGCAATTCCGATTGCGATCTGGCAGAGTCGTGGTGGCTCGGGTGGAATTGCTTTGGTCGGTGGCCGACGATTGGGACGCGGGCCCTATGTGACGCTGGATTGTCCCGTCACCGCGGAACGAATGGAACTCCTCTATCGTGCGGTGCATGACAATTTTCGCCAGTATAGCGAAGCGCTGGTTGTCGATCGTTCTCGGGTCAAGGCGTGCTTGTCAGAAGCTCGTACACGATCTGCACAGGGTGAGCATCGCGAGGGCATGCGGATGTTGGCAGTGGCAGTGAACGTGTTTGCCAATTCACTCAGGTCTTCAAGAGATTCGAATTTCCGCTAA
- a CDS encoding ATP-dependent Clp protease ATP-binding subunit, translating into MYERFTDRARKVMQLANQEAQRFNHEYIGTEHILLGLVKEGSGVAANVLKNLDVDLRKIRLEVEKLVQSGPEMVTMGKLPQTPRAKKVIEYSMEEARNLNHNYVGTEHILLGLLREQEGVAAQVLMNLGLKLEEVREEVLNLLGHGMEGGETTRGGREGGGSEGNPSKSGKSKTPALDSFGRDLTELARQTKLDPVIGREREIDRAIQILCRRTKNNPVLLGEAGVGKTAIVEGFAQRVISGNVPELLADKRIVVLDLAMMVAGTKYRGQFEERIKAVMNEVRRAKNTILFIDELHTLVGAGGAEGAIDAANVLKPALARGEIQCIGATTLDEYRKYIEKDSALDRRFQIIMVDPATKGETVEILKGLRDRYEDHHRVQITDDAIEAAVEMSSRYITGRCLPDKAIDVIDESGARVRLRTMTRPPDLKEIDEEVERLNKDKEEAVANQDFEKAASLRDQADKLRKKKDAITRDWREKSRQTDGVVDEEVIAEVVSKMTGIPLTRLSTEDSMRLMRMENDLHNRVISQDEAVKAIARAVRRSRSGLKDPKRPTGSFVFAGPTGVGKTLLAKALAEFMFGDEDALIQIDMSEYMEKHNVSRLIGAPPGYVGYEEGGQLTEKIRRRPYAVVLLDEIEKAHPDVFNMLLQVMEEGRLTDSFGRNVDFRNCVLIMTTNAGAEAIKNEQSFGFQAPDDDASYESMKARVNERIEKVFRPEFLNRLDDTIIFRHLTNEDLKEVIDLELGKVRERLLERGHELLLTEEAKQFLIRKGSNLDYGARPLRRALESFIEDPMSEELLKGEFQGMERITVDAVKDDEGKIRHLTFKGIPTEPDEQPAAAVAGDSTEEPASE; encoded by the coding sequence ATGTACGAACGATTTACGGACCGTGCCAGAAAAGTGATGCAACTGGCAAACCAAGAAGCGCAACGGTTCAACCACGAATACATCGGCACCGAGCATATTCTGCTCGGTCTGGTGAAAGAAGGTAGTGGTGTCGCTGCGAACGTGCTCAAAAACCTCGACGTGGACCTGAGAAAGATTCGCCTCGAAGTCGAGAAGCTCGTCCAGAGCGGACCAGAAATGGTCACGATGGGCAAGTTGCCGCAAACGCCTCGTGCCAAGAAAGTCATCGAGTACTCGATGGAAGAGGCGCGAAACCTGAACCACAACTATGTGGGTACTGAGCACATCTTGCTTGGACTCTTACGAGAACAAGAAGGGGTCGCTGCTCAGGTGTTGATGAACCTCGGCCTGAAACTCGAAGAAGTTCGCGAGGAAGTTCTCAACCTGTTGGGTCACGGTATGGAAGGGGGCGAAACGACTCGCGGAGGTCGCGAAGGTGGTGGATCCGAAGGCAATCCTTCCAAAAGTGGCAAATCCAAGACACCGGCGCTGGACAGCTTCGGTCGAGATTTAACCGAATTGGCCCGTCAAACTAAGCTTGACCCTGTCATCGGTCGCGAGCGAGAAATTGATCGTGCGATTCAGATCCTCTGTCGACGTACGAAAAACAACCCCGTTCTCCTAGGAGAAGCCGGCGTCGGTAAGACCGCGATCGTGGAAGGCTTCGCACAACGGGTCATTAGCGGTAATGTGCCCGAATTGCTTGCAGACAAGCGAATCGTTGTGTTGGACTTGGCGATGATGGTCGCTGGCACGAAATATCGCGGTCAATTCGAAGAACGAATCAAGGCCGTGATGAACGAAGTTCGTCGCGCCAAAAACACGATTCTGTTCATCGATGAATTACACACGCTGGTGGGAGCGGGCGGTGCGGAAGGCGCCATCGATGCGGCCAACGTGCTCAAGCCTGCTTTGGCTCGAGGTGAAATTCAGTGCATTGGTGCCACAACGCTTGATGAATATCGCAAGTACATCGAAAAAGATAGTGCTTTGGATCGTCGTTTTCAGATCATCATGGTCGATCCGGCGACCAAGGGTGAGACGGTTGAAATTCTGAAGGGATTGCGTGATCGGTACGAAGATCACCACCGTGTTCAGATCACGGACGATGCGATCGAGGCCGCCGTGGAAATGTCGAGCCGGTACATCACCGGACGCTGTCTTCCTGACAAGGCGATTGACGTGATCGACGAATCGGGAGCTCGTGTGCGGCTTCGAACAATGACTCGACCGCCGGACTTGAAAGAGATTGACGAAGAAGTTGAACGCCTGAATAAGGATAAAGAAGAAGCGGTTGCCAACCAAGATTTTGAGAAGGCGGCTTCCCTTCGGGATCAGGCTGACAAGCTTCGCAAGAAAAAAGATGCCATTACCAGAGACTGGCGAGAAAAGTCTCGGCAGACCGATGGCGTCGTCGACGAAGAAGTCATTGCGGAGGTCGTTTCCAAGATGACTGGCATTCCGCTTACACGTCTGTCTACCGAAGACAGCATGCGACTGATGCGGATGGAAAATGATCTGCACAATCGGGTCATCAGCCAAGATGAAGCCGTCAAAGCGATTGCCAGAGCGGTTCGTCGCAGTCGTAGCGGATTGAAAGATCCAAAACGGCCGACCGGCTCCTTCGTGTTCGCAGGACCTACGGGTGTTGGCAAAACCTTGCTCGCCAAGGCACTCGCCGAATTTATGTTTGGTGATGAAGACGCGCTCATTCAAATCGATATGAGCGAGTACATGGAGAAACACAATGTCAGTCGCTTGATCGGTGCTCCCCCTGGTTACGTTGGATACGAAGAAGGGGGCCAACTTACCGAGAAAATTCGACGTAGGCCGTACGCGGTGGTGCTTCTCGATGAGATCGAAAAGGCTCACCCCGATGTGTTCAACATGCTGCTGCAGGTAATGGAAGAGGGACGTCTCACCGATAGCTTCGGTCGAAACGTTGACTTCCGAAACTGTGTGCTCATCATGACCACGAATGCGGGTGCGGAAGCGATCAAGAACGAGCAGTCGTTCGGATTCCAAGCACCCGATGATGATGCCTCCTACGAAAGTATGAAGGCACGTGTGAACGAGCGGATCGAAAAGGTCTTCCGACCCGAATTCCTCAACCGGTTGGATGATACGATCATCTTCCGACACCTTACCAATGAAGATCTGAAAGAAGTGATCGACCTGGAATTGGGCAAGGTTCGCGAGCGATTGCTCGAACGAGGCCATGAGCTGCTCCTGACCGAGGAAGCAAAACAGTTCTTGATTCGAAAAGGCTCCAATCTCGATTACGGGGCTCGCCCGCTTCGTCGAGCGCTCGAGAGTTTCATCGAAGATCCGATGTCGGAAGAGCTGCTGAAGGGTGAATTCCAAGGCATGGAGCGAATTACGGTTGACGCTGTCAAGGATGATGAAGGTAAGATCCGTCATCTAACCTTCAAAGGCATCCCGACTGAGCCTGATGAACAACCGGCCGCTGCGGTGGCGGGTGATTCAACCGAGGAACCGGCTTCGGAATAG
- a CDS encoding thiamine phosphate synthase, producing MPLLLPDPNRPPEIVSTTNRSIGNLSIPVQQKRDTYVEFPPTEEAKRLSGVQLPFPLASATLRSVASKGADWRKPPRISLAPSPFLARPTNLDVPHRDNWTVFMTASFSQNAMRIIDVNANRAAEGLRVVEEYLRFVSQNPGLAQHCKQIRHDLAAKIAQLGPQRVSARDTSRDVGRALTTEKEFERGSLHDVAIASLNRVQQAMRCLEEYGKLANPIVAASFEGLRYQSYELESAIRALQVGTSVLKDAKLYVLIDGADGALNFEKRVRQLVDSRVDMLQLRDKQLDDRQLLQRAHALRKATADSTTLMIVNDRPDIACLSGADGVHLGQDDMQVHEARQIMGTEPLIGVSTHSLTEAQQAVSDSANYIGVGPTFPSQTKQFADFPGLALLKQISDQVALPAFAIGGIGWPETESVLNTGIHRVAVGAAIWNSPQPAEQVARFRQQLTPAVTSTSYGDTP from the coding sequence ATGCCATTGCTGCTTCCAGATCCAAATCGTCCACCGGAAATCGTATCGACCACCAACCGCTCGATCGGCAATCTCAGCATCCCAGTCCAACAGAAACGCGACACTTACGTAGAATTCCCGCCAACGGAGGAGGCCAAACGACTCAGCGGCGTTCAATTGCCATTCCCTCTCGCTTCTGCAACACTGCGATCCGTAGCATCAAAAGGGGCCGACTGGAGAAAGCCTCCCCGAATCAGCCTCGCACCCAGCCCTTTCCTTGCTCGACCGACAAATTTGGATGTGCCCCACCGGGACAACTGGACAGTTTTTATGACAGCCTCTTTTTCGCAAAATGCAATGCGAATCATCGATGTCAACGCAAATCGAGCCGCCGAAGGATTGCGTGTCGTCGAGGAGTACCTGCGATTTGTCAGTCAAAATCCGGGGCTTGCGCAGCATTGCAAGCAGATCCGACATGATTTGGCAGCAAAAATCGCCCAATTGGGCCCCCAACGTGTTTCGGCACGTGATACGTCTCGAGACGTCGGCCGGGCTCTCACGACTGAAAAAGAGTTCGAACGCGGTTCATTGCACGATGTGGCAATTGCCAGTTTAAATCGAGTCCAGCAGGCGATGCGCTGTTTGGAGGAATACGGCAAGCTCGCCAACCCGATCGTCGCGGCAAGCTTTGAAGGGTTACGTTATCAAAGCTATGAACTCGAGAGTGCCATCCGTGCTCTCCAAGTCGGCACGTCAGTCTTGAAAGATGCCAAATTGTACGTTCTGATCGATGGGGCCGATGGGGCGTTGAACTTCGAGAAAAGGGTGAGACAACTCGTTGACTCCCGTGTCGACATGCTCCAACTACGTGATAAGCAACTTGATGATCGACAACTGTTGCAACGCGCACACGCCCTGCGGAAAGCCACGGCCGACTCGACCACCCTTATGATCGTCAACGACCGACCCGACATCGCCTGCTTGTCGGGTGCGGATGGTGTGCATCTCGGTCAAGACGACATGCAAGTTCACGAAGCGCGGCAGATCATGGGAACAGAACCGTTGATCGGCGTCTCCACGCATTCGCTGACCGAGGCCCAACAAGCCGTGAGTGACAGCGCAAATTACATTGGCGTCGGCCCTACATTTCCCTCTCAAACAAAACAATTTGCGGACTTTCCAGGACTTGCACTGTTGAAGCAGATTAGCGACCAGGTTGCCTTGCCCGCCTTCGCCATCGGCGGCATCGGATGGCCCGAAACCGAATCGGTGCTCAATACTGGCATCCATCGAGTCGCCGTTGGTGCAGCGATCTGGAACAGTCCGCAACCCGCCGAACAAGTGGCCCGCTTTCGACAACAACTGACCCCTGCAGTCACCTCAACCAGCTACGGAGACACGCCATGA
- a CDS encoding ATP-binding cassette domain-containing protein has translation MADAAESAADERCLVEVDHVGVSFGNQEVLRDIHLQIPRGETLVVIGESGCGKTVLLKTIIGLVRPTRGVIRFEGRDLSTLSDRELTAIRTRFGFVFQQAALFDSLTIGQNVAFPLRQHREMADVEVEETVRRALFDVGLPESVVFKRPAEISGGMRKRVGLARALVMGPELVLYDEPTTGLDPIMSDVINELIMRTQQRTHVTSVVITHDMNTAQKVADRVVMIYPLARLGEQDPQIIFDGPPEQLELSEDQRVLQFVRGEAGERLMELRRDH, from the coding sequence ATGGCTGACGCGGCAGAATCTGCGGCGGATGAACGCTGCCTGGTGGAAGTTGACCACGTGGGTGTCAGCTTTGGCAATCAGGAAGTATTGCGAGATATCCACTTGCAGATTCCTCGTGGAGAAACGCTGGTTGTCATCGGTGAGAGCGGTTGCGGAAAAACGGTTCTGTTGAAGACCATCATCGGTCTCGTGCGTCCGACTCGAGGTGTGATCCGTTTTGAGGGTCGCGATTTGTCGACTCTGTCTGACCGAGAGCTTACCGCCATTCGTACAAGATTTGGTTTTGTCTTTCAGCAGGCAGCTCTGTTTGACAGTTTGACCATCGGGCAAAACGTTGCTTTCCCCTTGCGACAGCATCGTGAAATGGCGGATGTCGAAGTCGAGGAGACGGTGCGCCGGGCATTGTTTGATGTGGGGTTGCCCGAATCGGTTGTTTTCAAACGGCCTGCCGAAATTTCGGGAGGAATGAGGAAACGCGTCGGGTTGGCTCGAGCGCTCGTAATGGGCCCCGAATTAGTTCTGTATGACGAACCGACGACAGGCCTTGACCCAATTATGAGTGACGTCATCAACGAATTGATTATGAGAACACAACAACGTACTCACGTTACAAGTGTCGTCATTACCCATGATATGAATACCGCTCAGAAGGTTGCCGATCGAGTCGTGATGATTTACCCGCTTGCACGCCTCGGCGAGCAGGATCCACAAATTATTTTTGATGGCCCTCCGGAGCAGCTTGAATTGTCCGAAGATCAGCGTGTATTGCAATTTGTACGAGGCGAGGCTGGCGAACGTTTGATGGAACTGCGTCGCGATCATTGA
- a CDS encoding class I SAM-dependent methyltransferase, with amino-acid sequence MSDPIAIERSSRTAPCNLCNEPHFELISRTDRRSDPLKTVICRNCGLVSHESIPSDEEVDAYYATEYRNDYHGEHAPSAHRIIRAWEGAQWLLNLIRPYVPSGSKVFEVGAGIGFNVKAFELDGYSASGIEPGHGFQQFSRQSLRAKISRDSLSDQPKLPRYNFVLLVHVIEHFNSPRQALQHIHNMLEPEGRLYVECPNLSEPHAAPSKLFHFAHIYNFTPETLVALAESCGFQVTACLTEQHGRALRYVFQKSDDCELKVQSDSYAKTVARLKRFSDFTYHARPRYLMHRISRDIRFASNHCFAKARVKRLLGKMQQGSANEKEAALFRSNRPATASH; translated from the coding sequence ATGAGTGATCCGATCGCAATCGAACGATCTTCGCGAACGGCGCCATGCAACCTCTGCAACGAGCCCCATTTCGAACTCATTAGCCGCACGGATCGACGTTCGGATCCCTTGAAGACGGTCATCTGTCGAAACTGTGGACTCGTATCTCATGAGTCGATCCCAAGCGACGAGGAGGTGGATGCGTATTACGCAACCGAATATCGAAACGACTACCACGGCGAGCACGCGCCGTCAGCACACCGCATCATCCGAGCCTGGGAAGGCGCTCAGTGGCTGCTGAATCTGATTCGCCCCTACGTCCCATCAGGCAGTAAAGTATTTGAGGTTGGGGCAGGGATCGGATTCAACGTAAAAGCTTTTGAATTAGACGGTTACTCCGCGAGCGGCATCGAACCAGGACATGGCTTCCAACAGTTTTCGCGTCAGTCTTTACGGGCAAAAATCAGCCGTGACTCATTGAGTGACCAACCCAAGTTGCCGCGTTACAACTTTGTCTTGCTTGTGCACGTGATTGAGCATTTCAATTCACCTCGGCAAGCTCTCCAACATATTCACAACATGCTCGAACCGGAGGGTCGTCTGTACGTGGAGTGCCCTAATCTTTCTGAGCCTCACGCAGCACCGAGCAAGTTGTTTCACTTCGCTCACATCTACAACTTCACACCAGAGACACTCGTTGCTCTGGCAGAATCGTGCGGTTTTCAGGTAACCGCCTGTTTGACGGAACAGCATGGGCGTGCGCTTCGCTACGTTTTCCAAAAATCCGATGACTGCGAACTCAAAGTGCAGTCAGACAGTTACGCCAAGACCGTCGCGCGCCTGAAGCGATTCTCGGATTTCACCTACCACGCGCGACCCCGATATCTGATGCACCGAATCAGCCGAGACATTCGCTTTGCTTCCAATCATTGCTTTGCAAAGGCACGTGTAAAGCGTCTGCTAGGCAAGATGCAACAGGGATCGGCCAACGAAAAAGAAGCCGCCCTCTTTCGAAGCAATCGGCCGGCGACAGCGTCCCATTGA